The Solanum stenotomum isolate F172 unplaced genomic scaffold, ASM1918654v1 scaffold1178, whole genome shotgun sequence sequence ATATAGTATATAGCAAAAAATTTCTGTACTTATTATGTGCATAACTTACACTCAATCACAAAATGTATTCActccatttaaaaaattgtaattacTCAATATGTAGTTATTGTATTATAATATTGCCACAAGATGTACTCTTCATGCATGTTATAAACGGTGGATAAAGCAAAATTGCCtagatttccaaaagaaaagATTACGTATGACCTATTAAGtataataactttatttatacATCAAGATTAATCATTAATCACAATGTGAAGAAAATTACAAAGATCAAAGATAAAAGTCTCACTATATGAAGATTCCTAGACCTAGTACACTtgctacatatatatatagtttttattAATTCCTACACCCAAATGGCATTAGCCCTAATTAGCAATTGCTTAAGCTTACCCCTCACATTAAGACTCATTATCTCATTAGCACCACCAACTAATTCTTTCCCTATAAATATTGCTGGCACACTTGGATGACACCCTAGTTCAATCAATGCCTTCTCCATTTGCTTCCCATTTGGATGTGTATCGAGCTC is a genomic window containing:
- the LOC125849956 gene encoding monothiol glutaredoxin-S2-like, with the translated sequence MDMVMKLGASSMVVIFTKSSCCISHTIETLIRSFGANPIVYELDTHPNGKQMEKALIELGCHPSVPAIFIGKELVGGANEIMSLNVRGKLKQLLIRANAIWV